DNA from Bordetella genomosp. 13:
GCCAGCACCGACCAGGTGCCCCCGCCGACGACGCCAAGGCCCAGCAGGCCGACCTTCATGGGCTGCATGCCCTGTGCCGCGGGGGCGGCCGATTGCGGGTGCAGCGTTTTTACAGCCTGGTTCATTTCAACAGTCCATCCTTGCGGAACATATCCTTGATGCCGCGCACCGCCTGGCGGGTGCGCTGCTCGTTTTCGATAAGCGCGAAGCGCACGTATTCATCGCCGTATTCGCCAAAGCCCACGCCGGGCGAGACCGCCACCTTGGCATCGGACAGCACGCGCTTGGCGAACTCGAGCGAGCCCATCGCACGGTATGGCTCGGGTATCCGAGCCCAGATGTACATGGAGGCCTTGGGCACTTCGACGTCCCATCCGGCCTCGTGCAGGCCGCGCGCCAGCACGTCGCGGCGGCTGCGGTACTGCTCGACGATCTCGGAAACGCAGTCCTGCGGGCCGTCCAGCGCGGCGATGGACGCCACCTGGATGGGCGTGAACGTGCCGTAGTCGTGATAGCTCTTGATGCGCGCGAGCGCGTTGACCAGCTCGCGGTTGCCCACCATGTAGCCGATGCGCCAGCCGGCCATGTTGTAGCTCTTGCTCATGGTGAAGAACTCGACCGCCACGTCGCGCGCGCCCGGCACCTGCATGATGGACGGCGCCACGTAGCCGTCGAAGCAGATGTCGGCATAGGCCAGGTCGTGCACCACCAGAATGTCGTGCTCGCGCGCCAGGGCGACCACGCGCTCGAAGAACGACAGGTCGACGCACTGCGCGGTGGGATTGCTGGGAAAGCCCAGGATCATCATCTTGGGCTTCGGGATCGACTCGCGCACCGCGCGTTCGAGTTCTTCGAAGAAATCGACGCCCGGCGTCATGCGCACCGAGCGGATGTTGGCGCCGGCGATGACCGCGCCGTAGATGTGGATGGGGTAGCTGGGATTGGGTACGAGTACCGTGTCGCCCTGGTCCAGCGTGGCCAGCATCAGGTGCGCCAGCCCTTCCTTCGAACCGATGGTGACGATGGCCTCGGAATCGGGATCGAACTCTACCGAATAGCGGCGCTGGTACCAGTCGCAGATCGCCTTGCGCAGCCGCGGGATGCCCTTGGAAACCGAATAGCCGTGCGTGGTGGGGCGGGTGGAGGCCTCGACCAGCTTGTCGACGATGTGTTTAGGCGTGGGCCCGTCGGGATTGCCCATGGACATGTCGATGATGTCCTCGCCGCGGCGGCGCGCCGCCATCTTGAGCTCGCCGGTGATGTTGAACACGTACGGCGGCAGACGCTCGATGCGAGAGAACTTCCTCATGATGGGATCGATCCTGGGATAGGGGCACGCGAAGGAGAAGGCGCGTGCAAGGACGCGGGCAGCACGGATCGCGCAGGGAAACCCTGTAATCTAGCGCAAGCCCGGCTGGGCGGCAAATGGGAACAATCCGTTCACTGCCCCCATATTTCCCTGCGGCGCTGCGTCATCCGATGCGCTATTATCGGGCCGTCTAGCGGAGTTTTTTATTGAAGCTGCATAACGATCCTGCGACGGCGCTCAATACCGTCACCGCATACGGTGATGGCTATATCGAGGTCAACCAGGTGCGCTTTTCCCATTCGGTCGCCTTCGGTCCCGAAGGCCCCGTCACCGAATGGCCGGCTCATACGCCGGCCGACATCACCCCCGCCCTTCTGCAGCAGGCCGCCGGCATCGAGCCCGCCGCGCGCGACCCCTTGGCGTTCCTCGACGAACCCGAGCTGACTCCCGCCCGCCCGGCCGATGCGCCCGAAGTGCTGCTGGTGGGCACCGGCCGCCGCCAGCGCATGCTGCCGCCCGACACGCTGCGGCCGCTGCTGGCCATGGGCATCGGCGTCGAGTCCATGGACACCGAAGCGGCCGCCCGCACTTACAACATCCTGATGGCCGAAGGACGGCGCGTGGTCGTCGCCCTCATCCCTACCCACGGAGAAGATGCCTGACATGCCCGCCCTGATAGGCAAGCCCGCCCCGCTGTTCGTGGCCGAAAGCACCATCGGTCCGCTGAGCCTGGAACAATGCCGCGGCCGCGCCGTCGTCCTGTATTTCTACCCCAAGGACAACACGCCGGGCTGTACCACGGAAAGCCAGGACTTCCGCGACCTGCATGGCGATTTCCTGGCTTCCAGCACGGTGGTGGTGGGCATTTCGCGCGATACGCTGAAGTCGCACGAGAACTTCCGCGCCAAGTACGAACTGCCCTTCCCGCTCATCGCCGACACCGACGAGGCGGTCTGCAATCTGTACGGCGTCATCAAACAGAAGAACATGTACGGCAAGCTGGTGCGCGGCATCGAACGCAGCACCTTCCTCATCGACGCATACGGCATGCTGGTCCAGGAATGGCGCGGCGTGAAGGTGCCCAATCATGCCAAGGAGGTCCTGCAGGCCGCCCGCAGCATCGGCTGAATCCTTGCAGGTCCCGTTATCAAGGTCTCGTAGCCGCCCGGGCCTCACGGCCCACACAGGAGAGTGACGCGTATGCCGCTTCCGAAGTTGCCCACCCGCCCCGCAGCCATCCTGACCTTTCCCAAGGGTGAAGCCGCCCGAACGCCGGCGCGGGTCGAGAAGCCCGCGACGCCGCCCGCCGACCTGTCTTCCGTCCAGCCCGAGCTGTCCGGCCTGACGCCGCTGCGCGCGCCCGTGGACGACGAAGTGTCCGTGGCGCCAACCCCGCTGCCCGCCGCCAAGCCGGCTGCCCAACCTCGCGCCGAGGGTGCGCCGCGCGCCGGCAAGGCAGCCGCGACGGGCGCGTCGCGCAAGTCCAAGGCAGGCGCCCAGACGGCCTCTCGCAAGCTGTTCGTGCTGGACACCAACGTGCTGCTGCACGATCCGTCCTCGCTGTTCCGCTTCGAAGAACACGACATCTTCCTGCCCATGATGA
Protein-coding regions in this window:
- the alaC gene encoding alanine transaminase, whose translation is MRKFSRIERLPPYVFNITGELKMAARRRGEDIIDMSMGNPDGPTPKHIVDKLVEASTRPTTHGYSVSKGIPRLRKAICDWYQRRYSVEFDPDSEAIVTIGSKEGLAHLMLATLDQGDTVLVPNPSYPIHIYGAVIAGANIRSVRMTPGVDFFEELERAVRESIPKPKMMILGFPSNPTAQCVDLSFFERVVALAREHDILVVHDLAYADICFDGYVAPSIMQVPGARDVAVEFFTMSKSYNMAGWRIGYMVGNRELVNALARIKSYHDYGTFTPIQVASIAALDGPQDCVSEIVEQYRSRRDVLARGLHEAGWDVEVPKASMYIWARIPEPYRAMGSLEFAKRVLSDAKVAVSPGVGFGEYGDEYVRFALIENEQRTRQAVRGIKDMFRKDGLLK
- a CDS encoding Mth938-like domain-containing protein, which produces MKLHNDPATALNTVTAYGDGYIEVNQVRFSHSVAFGPEGPVTEWPAHTPADITPALLQQAAGIEPAARDPLAFLDEPELTPARPADAPEVLLVGTGRRQRMLPPDTLRPLLAMGIGVESMDTEAAARTYNILMAEGRRVVVALIPTHGEDA
- a CDS encoding peroxiredoxin, with the protein product MPALIGKPAPLFVAESTIGPLSLEQCRGRAVVLYFYPKDNTPGCTTESQDFRDLHGDFLASSTVVVGISRDTLKSHENFRAKYELPFPLIADTDEAVCNLYGVIKQKNMYGKLVRGIERSTFLIDAYGMLVQEWRGVKVPNHAKEVLQAARSIG